One Oligoflexus sp. genomic window carries:
- a CDS encoding LysR family transcriptional regulator, with protein sequence MARPDLNLLVTLDVLLAEGNVARAAQRLRLSPSAMSRALARLRETTGDPLLVRAGRGLVPTPRALELRERVSQLVVDTEAVLRPAEKLNLMKLQRTFTLRTGDGFIENFGPELISRVNKEAPGVKLRFLLKPDKEIAPLRDGTVDLETGVVDKTIGPELHTQALFRDSFVGVVRLGHPLSKGAMTPVRFASGQHIFVSRRGTDRGQMDDALKMLGLERNITTIVTGFSAAVALVRGTELIASVPERHTRNLRMGVHSFPLPVAVPDITVSMLWHPRLHADPAHRWLRGCLRDICATPAKKAT encoded by the coding sequence GTGGCGAGGCCTGATTTGAATCTGCTGGTGACCCTTGATGTGCTGCTCGCCGAAGGTAATGTTGCGCGCGCAGCGCAACGTTTGAGGCTGAGCCCTTCCGCGATGAGTCGGGCGCTGGCAAGGTTGCGCGAGACGACGGGCGATCCCTTGCTGGTCAGGGCTGGACGTGGTCTGGTTCCCACGCCTCGGGCGCTGGAGCTGCGGGAGCGGGTGAGCCAGCTTGTTGTGGATACGGAAGCTGTTCTGCGTCCCGCCGAGAAACTTAATCTTATGAAGCTGCAGCGAACATTCACCCTGCGGACGGGGGATGGCTTCATTGAAAATTTCGGACCTGAGCTTATTTCGCGGGTGAATAAAGAGGCTCCTGGCGTCAAACTTCGTTTTCTCTTGAAGCCCGATAAGGAAATTGCCCCTTTGCGCGATGGGACTGTGGATCTGGAAACAGGTGTGGTGGACAAGACCATCGGCCCTGAGCTTCACACGCAGGCTCTTTTCCGTGACTCCTTTGTGGGAGTTGTGAGGTTGGGACATCCGTTGAGCAAGGGGGCCATGACGCCGGTTCGCTTTGCTTCGGGTCAGCACATCTTTGTTTCAAGGCGGGGCACGGATCGAGGGCAGATGGATGATGCCTTAAAAATGCTGGGTCTTGAACGGAACATAACCACGATCGTGACCGGTTTTTCGGCGGCTGTCGCTCTGGTGCGCGGCACCGAATTGATTGCCAGCGTGCCCGAGCGTCACACGAGAAACCTTAGGATGGGCGTCCACAGTTTTCCTTTACCTGTTGCGGTGCCGGATATTACCGTTTCGATGCTCTGGCATCCACGGCTTCACGCTGACCCTGCCCACCGCTGGCTTCGAGGATGCTTGCGGGATATTTGCGCGACGCCTGCAAAGAAGGCCACCTGA
- a CDS encoding MFS transporter, giving the protein METRSAQTQEPSTYWPLATLSLSMLMPSLETSIANAGLPTLAQAFDASFQEVQWVVLSYLLVITTMIVSVGRFGDIIGRRRLLLSGVLLFTLASLLCGWAPSLWILVAARAAQGLGAATMMALTLAMVGGTVSKEKTGSAMGLLGTMSALGTTLGPSLGGILITEFGWHTIFLINVPLGLLNFFLIMRYLPRDRKQPQAAAAGFDIAGMLILAATLAAYSLAMTIGHGRLDPLNLTLLGLAFLGALLFVFHELKTASPLIQFTMFQDSSLSAGLAMSGLVATVMMTTLVVGPFYLSSALGLKPAWVGFALSTGPLVAAVTGLPAGRIVDAWGTRRMTLLGLGGMAAGAFLLSLLPQAFGIAGYLVPIAMMTSSYALFQAANNTQIMTGIRPERRGVISGLLSLSRNLGLITGASAMGAIFAAASQATELTRADPEAVAQGMHFTFAVAGGLIVLALGIATVSRRFSQNRLSNA; this is encoded by the coding sequence ATGGAAACAAGATCAGCACAAACCCAAGAACCCTCAACCTACTGGCCGCTTGCCACACTATCGCTCAGCATGCTCATGCCCTCTCTTGAAACAAGCATTGCCAATGCAGGTCTCCCCACCCTGGCTCAAGCTTTTGATGCAAGCTTTCAGGAAGTCCAATGGGTCGTTCTCTCCTATCTTCTTGTGATCACAACCATGATCGTGTCCGTCGGTCGTTTCGGGGACATCATTGGACGCCGTCGCTTGCTCTTGAGTGGCGTCCTGCTCTTCACGCTGGCGTCGCTCCTCTGCGGATGGGCTCCTTCGCTTTGGATATTGGTGGCAGCCCGCGCCGCTCAGGGTCTTGGTGCTGCCACCATGATGGCTCTTACACTGGCCATGGTGGGAGGAACAGTTTCCAAAGAAAAGACCGGGAGTGCCATGGGACTTTTGGGAACGATGTCCGCCCTCGGCACCACCCTTGGTCCATCATTAGGCGGTATTCTGATCACGGAATTCGGCTGGCATACGATCTTTCTCATCAACGTTCCGCTCGGACTTCTGAACTTTTTCCTTATCATGCGTTATCTGCCTCGTGATCGTAAGCAGCCCCAAGCAGCTGCCGCCGGCTTCGACATCGCAGGAATGCTGATCCTCGCCGCAACCCTTGCTGCTTATTCCCTTGCGATGACCATCGGGCACGGCCGACTCGATCCTTTGAACCTGACTCTTCTCGGGCTGGCTTTTCTGGGCGCCCTGCTTTTTGTGTTCCACGAATTAAAGACAGCCTCACCCCTGATTCAGTTCACGATGTTTCAGGATTCCAGCTTAAGCGCAGGGCTTGCCATGAGTGGTTTGGTCGCAACCGTGATGATGACCACTCTGGTCGTGGGCCCTTTCTATCTTTCATCAGCCCTTGGTCTCAAGCCTGCCTGGGTGGGCTTCGCACTCTCAACGGGTCCGCTTGTGGCGGCGGTTACAGGACTGCCGGCTGGTCGCATTGTGGATGCCTGGGGGACACGGCGCATGACTCTTCTGGGACTGGGTGGAATGGCAGCGGGAGCGTTTCTACTCTCGCTTTTGCCTCAGGCCTTCGGAATTGCAGGATATCTCGTACCCATCGCAATGATGACAAGCAGCTATGCATTATTTCAAGCCGCGAATAACACGCAAATCATGACAGGCATTCGTCCCGAGCGGCGCGGGGTGATATCCGGATTGCTTAGCCTCTCGCGAAATCTGGGACTGATCACAGGAGCATCTGCCATGGGAGCGATTTTTGCGGCGGCCTCGCAGGCCACGGAACTCACGCGAGCCGATCCTGAAGCTGTGGCTCAAGGCATGCACTTCACCTTCGCTGTCGCCGGCGGCCTCATTGTCCTCGCGCTGGGAATTGCCACAGTCAGTCGCCGATTCTCGCAGAATCGCTTGTCAAATGCATGA
- a CDS encoding alginate export family protein, whose protein sequence is MLLGSPLSFGALIAKATESEAENLKVIPIGSEGSLTWSTEVRLRYDAHENRFLKENQDDRQSLFRGILGADLRLNPNLRILSEVGAAHVDRNRRLAPPNFENEASLQQLFIEARGSTGSALVGVMIGRQEFSDGPRQLISLSDGPNLHRTWNGVRVYANDSRCRLSGYDLRITRLERGSFDERMDKDERISGLNASFIISPEGEADILVDPFYIQSENPQFRSGKNLGLDERHTLGIRTWGRHDDLRFDWTLALQKGTFMSRRVQAWGVFATQSLTLSQEGWQDPRCHGALVWAAHGDIFSRRLGHYRNWKHAFAGRD, encoded by the coding sequence ATGCTTCTGGGATCACCGCTGAGTTTCGGTGCGCTCATCGCAAAGGCCACGGAATCCGAGGCAGAGAATCTTAAAGTCATACCCATTGGCAGCGAAGGATCGCTGACCTGGAGCACCGAAGTCCGCTTACGCTATGATGCGCACGAAAACCGATTCTTGAAAGAAAACCAGGATGATCGGCAGTCCCTCTTCCGCGGCATCCTGGGGGCGGATCTCAGGCTGAATCCTAACCTGAGAATCTTGAGCGAAGTAGGTGCCGCGCATGTGGACAGGAATCGTCGCCTCGCTCCGCCAAACTTTGAAAATGAGGCTTCCCTGCAGCAGCTTTTCATCGAAGCGCGCGGATCCACTGGTTCCGCTCTGGTCGGCGTCATGATCGGACGCCAGGAATTTTCGGATGGACCAAGACAGCTCATAAGCCTCAGCGATGGTCCCAACCTGCACCGCACCTGGAATGGTGTGCGTGTCTATGCAAACGATTCGCGTTGCCGCCTCAGCGGATACGATCTGCGTATAACGCGGCTGGAGCGTGGATCCTTTGACGAAAGAATGGATAAAGACGAAAGGATAAGCGGACTGAATGCCAGCTTCATCATCTCGCCCGAGGGTGAAGCGGATATCCTTGTGGATCCCTTCTATATTCAAAGTGAAAATCCTCAATTCCGATCAGGGAAAAACCTTGGCCTGGATGAGCGCCATACCTTGGGAATAAGGACTTGGGGCCGACATGATGACCTTCGATTCGATTGGACCCTCGCCCTTCAGAAGGGGACGTTCATGTCCCGCCGAGTTCAGGCCTGGGGAGTCTTTGCAACTCAAAGTCTGACTCTTTCCCAGGAGGGATGGCAAGATCCTAGGTGCCATGGAGCATTGGTTTGGGCGGCACATGGCGACATTTTCTCC